In Leptolyngbya sp. KIOST-1, one DNA window encodes the following:
- a CDS encoding SulP family inorganic anion transporter: protein MGITNRINFRNLRGDAFGGVTAAVIALPMALAFGVASGAGAASGLYGAVIVGFFAALFGGTPTLISEPTGPMTVVFTAVIAQLIASDPENGMAMAFTVAMLAGLFQIIFGVLKLGRYVTLMPYPVISGFMSGIGIILIILQLGPFLGHATPRGGVVGTLTSLPGMVSTLDPAEVALGAFALAVLFLMPKRFGRWVPPQLLVLVVGTLLALTVFAGADLRLIGEIPTGLPSLQLPVFGADQLRVMLVDGLVLGMLGCIDALLTAMIADSITRTQHDSNKELIGQGIGNLMSGLFGGMPGAGATMGTVVNIQAGGRTALSGLIRAGILLVVVLWAAPLTREIPLAVLAGIAVKVGFDILDWSFLKRAHQVSWKGTAIMYGVMFLTVFVDLIVAVGVGVFIANVLTIERLTKLQSDQVKAINDFDEDVPMNAEDKALIDQANGRVLLFHLSGPMIFGVARAISQEHTAMDAHDVLIVDLQDVPHLGVTAALALENAIQDASDAGRPVFLAGARGKTLSRLEKLGVLRFVPPDHLVTTRTEALRAALRLLAAQDGIEPPAVALEPGTATL, encoded by the coding sequence ATGGGCATCACAAATCGCATTAACTTTCGCAATCTGCGTGGAGACGCTTTTGGGGGCGTTACCGCCGCAGTAATTGCCTTGCCAATGGCCCTGGCCTTTGGGGTCGCCTCGGGGGCCGGGGCCGCTTCGGGTCTCTACGGGGCCGTGATTGTTGGTTTCTTTGCGGCGCTGTTTGGGGGCACGCCGACGCTAATTTCAGAACCCACGGGCCCAATGACCGTGGTGTTTACCGCCGTCATTGCCCAGTTGATCGCGTCAGACCCCGAAAACGGCATGGCTATGGCCTTTACGGTCGCCATGCTGGCCGGTCTGTTTCAGATTATCTTTGGCGTACTCAAGCTGGGGCGCTACGTCACCCTGATGCCCTACCCGGTGATTTCGGGCTTTATGTCGGGCATCGGCATCATCCTGATCATTCTGCAGCTGGGGCCATTTTTGGGCCACGCCACCCCCAGGGGCGGTGTGGTCGGCACCCTGACCAGTCTGCCGGGAATGGTGAGCACCCTCGATCCGGCGGAGGTAGCCCTGGGGGCCTTTGCCCTGGCGGTGCTGTTTCTCATGCCCAAACGGTTTGGTCGCTGGGTGCCGCCGCAGCTGCTGGTGCTGGTGGTCGGCACTCTGCTGGCCCTGACCGTGTTTGCCGGGGCCGATCTGCGGCTGATTGGCGAGATTCCCACCGGGTTGCCGTCTCTGCAACTGCCTGTGTTTGGGGCCGATCAGCTCAGGGTCATGCTGGTGGATGGTCTGGTGCTGGGGATGCTGGGCTGTATTGACGCCCTGCTGACGGCGATGATTGCCGACAGCATCACCCGCACCCAGCACGACTCCAACAAAGAGCTAATCGGCCAGGGGATTGGCAACCTGATGTCGGGCCTGTTTGGCGGTATGCCGGGGGCCGGGGCCACCATGGGTACGGTGGTGAACATTCAGGCCGGGGGCCGCACGGCACTTTCGGGTCTGATCCGGGCCGGCATTCTGCTGGTGGTGGTACTGTGGGCCGCCCCGCTGACCCGAGAGATTCCCCTGGCGGTGCTGGCGGGGATTGCGGTCAAGGTCGGTTTCGACATTCTCGACTGGAGCTTTTTGAAGCGGGCCCACCAGGTGTCGTGGAAAGGCACCGCCATCATGTACGGCGTTATGTTTCTGACGGTGTTCGTGGACCTGATTGTGGCGGTGGGTGTGGGCGTGTTCATTGCCAACGTGCTCACCATCGAACGGCTCACCAAGCTCCAGTCTGACCAGGTGAAGGCAATCAACGACTTCGACGAAGATGTGCCCATGAACGCCGAGGACAAGGCGCTGATCGACCAGGCCAATGGCCGAGTGCTGTTGTTTCACCTCAGCGGCCCGATGATCTTTGGGGTGGCGCGGGCAATTTCCCAGGAGCACACCGCCATGGATGCCCACGATGTGCTGATTGTGGATTTGCAGGATGTGCCCCACCTGGGGGTAACTGCCGCCCTGGCTCTGGAAAACGCCATTCAGGATGCCAGCGATGCCGGTCGGCCCGTGTTCTTGGCCGGGGCGCGGGGCAAGACCCTGAGTCGGCTCGAAAAGCTTGGAGTGCTGCGATTTGTGCCCCCTGACCACCTGGTGACGACCCGCACTGAGGCCCTGCGCGCAGCCCTACGGCTGTTGGCGGCCCAGGACGGGATAGAGCCTCCCGCCGTTGCCCTAGAACCTGGGACGGCAACGCTTTAG
- a CDS encoding cation:proton antiporter, with protein MSEFTILWIALPLFIGFSIHLLPPAARLLTLGVPLLSGAYATAVFLQPAPLYLSLLDSFGVALRADQLSAWFILTNALVTAVVLIYSWNSPKTDFFYTQLIVLHGSVNATFVCADLISLYVALEVVGMTTFLLIAYPRTDRTLWVGLRYLFISNVAMLFYLVGAVLVYRTHQSFAFEGLRGVPAEAPALILMGLLTKGGIFVSGLWLPATNTAAESQISAMMSGAVEKAGVFPLLRISLVLEEFEPIVQAFGMATAVLGVTYALAASDAKRVLACSTLSQLGWLLVAPAVAGFYALAHGLAKAALFLTVGQFPQRDLATLRQQPMPTALWLPLTLGGLSISGAPLLAGFGAKTLTLEALGLGPELVMNGAAIGTAAVYAKLIGLPHQDGPPAPGWTPPSPGMGLAAGLLLGGAIAANVAYLDAYTWPKLLKAVGLIAAGWFVYGQLRQRVALELPPGPEGFDHLLGGMGVMLVVLFWMVWSWSVI; from the coding sequence ATGAGCGAATTTACGATTCTCTGGATCGCCCTACCCCTGTTCATCGGCTTCAGCATTCACCTGCTGCCTCCGGCGGCCCGGCTGCTCACTCTGGGGGTGCCGCTGCTCTCTGGGGCCTACGCCACGGCGGTCTTTCTCCAGCCTGCGCCCCTCTATCTAAGCCTGCTGGACAGCTTCGGGGTGGCGCTGCGGGCCGATCAGCTCAGCGCCTGGTTTATTCTCACCAATGCCCTGGTGACAGCGGTGGTGCTGATCTACAGCTGGAATAGCCCCAAAACCGACTTCTTTTATACCCAGCTGATCGTGCTCCACGGCAGCGTCAACGCCACCTTTGTCTGTGCCGATCTGATCAGCCTCTACGTGGCCCTGGAGGTGGTGGGCATGACCACCTTTTTGCTGATTGCCTACCCCCGCACCGACCGGACCCTGTGGGTCGGTCTTCGGTACCTGTTCATCAGCAATGTCGCCATGCTGTTTTATCTGGTGGGGGCCGTGCTGGTCTACCGCACCCACCAGTCCTTTGCCTTTGAAGGGCTGCGCGGTGTCCCCGCCGAGGCCCCGGCGCTGATTTTGATGGGGCTATTGACCAAGGGCGGCATTTTTGTCTCAGGGCTGTGGCTGCCCGCTACCAACACCGCCGCCGAGAGCCAAATCTCGGCCATGATGTCAGGGGCCGTGGAAAAAGCCGGGGTGTTTCCGCTGCTGCGGATCTCCCTGGTGCTGGAGGAGTTTGAGCCGATTGTGCAGGCGTTTGGGATGGCGACGGCGGTGCTGGGGGTGACCTATGCCCTGGCCGCGTCCGACGCCAAGCGGGTGCTGGCCTGTAGCACCCTCTCGCAGCTGGGTTGGCTGCTGGTGGCCCCGGCAGTGGCGGGCTTCTACGCCCTGGCCCACGGTCTGGCCAAGGCGGCGCTCTTTCTTACGGTGGGGCAGTTTCCCCAGCGCGACCTGGCCACCCTGCGGCAGCAGCCCATGCCCACCGCCCTGTGGCTGCCACTCACCCTGGGCGGTCTCTCGATTTCGGGAGCCCCTCTGCTGGCCGGGTTTGGGGCCAAGACCCTGACCCTGGAGGCGTTGGGGCTGGGGCCAGAGCTGGTGATGAACGGCGCGGCGATCGGTACAGCGGCGGTATACGCCAAGCTGATTGGCCTACCCCACCAAGACGGCCCACCGGCACCGGGGTGGACACCGCCATCGCCGGGTATGGGACTGGCCGCAGGCCTGCTGCTGGGGGGGGCGATCGCGGCCAACGTCGCCTACCTCGACGCCTACACCTGGCCCAAGCTACTCAAGGCCGTGGGGCTGATCGCGGCGGGATGGTTTGTCTACGGCCAGCTGCGACAGCGGGTGGCGCTGGAGCTGCCCCCTGGCCCGGAGGGGTTTGACCATTTGCTGGGAGGCATGGGTGTGATGTTAGTTGTGCTGTTTTGGATGGTGTGGTCATGGTCAGTTATCTAG
- a CDS encoding bis-aminopropyl spermidine synthase family protein translates to MVERSIVRRSLGAVLLGLLLGFIVTVANGAAIAQPVPDPTYRVGETFTLQTTTRLRGRTGEYRGYREEERDRRTYTITNVAGNVVSWRVTSDFRYSDSDGGSMAERFVFDVQTDATTRAYLNGTYDGPAIARDYYTFDYIWFRIDPTAAGIETRHPILGNTFVVQGPRAARLGPLRAVDSLHLALEQPYSRTVANTEYDPTGQWQLDVGDENYDFDPATGYVVRADWQAAGRTSVGQFDWSEAIVLQDSSFPLAVNWGATAAGLVVPVGLGGGAIALLLSYLPFQGWRWRRQVETLLRSMAPGGSGLVAEAAARRALSAWNPMALRYTDLLDPSALGGDYLELRSGVYIINDLNNRLGIVDTHANDYLPTQILPTQLDNLRLLYRLALGVSPGQGDSSTAGDPARPPGSGVGNAPDLSLYGVRSRGFAQPDAHGVEVYSAHRGSAPANPSYQDTIQLLARRRVLDYTLGQAPLSPQSHLKKVESILRDRPRQVLLVGDDDLVSVSLARQGIAATVLEVDPYTCALIQGIAQQENLPIDLWQHDLRRPLPPDLDDPSRRFDLFVTDSDFTIESFFLFLSRGLALLRVGGTGLINFEHRRAQRYRARYLLQRLQVEIVEEDRERWRYVILRNTKSRASGFYTGKYMAVNYREGDIGLAEASYGSVLFRIRRTINTQVPLRAGAPFGGGDRSIYDY, encoded by the coding sequence ATGGTTGAGCGCTCGATCGTTCGTCGCTCTCTGGGGGCGGTGCTGCTGGGGCTGCTGCTGGGTTTCATCGTAACAGTGGCAAACGGGGCCGCGATCGCCCAGCCTGTCCCCGATCCCACCTACCGGGTGGGGGAAACCTTCACCCTGCAGACCACCACCCGGCTGCGGGGCCGCACTGGCGAGTACCGGGGCTATCGCGAGGAGGAGCGCGATCGCCGCACTTACACCATTACTAATGTGGCGGGCAACGTGGTCTCCTGGCGGGTGACCTCTGATTTTCGCTACTCCGACAGCGATGGCGGCAGCATGGCGGAGCGCTTTGTATTTGATGTGCAGACCGACGCCACCACCCGCGCCTACCTGAACGGCACCTACGACGGCCCCGCGATCGCCCGCGACTACTACACCTTCGACTACATCTGGTTTCGCATCGACCCCACCGCCGCAGGCATCGAAACCCGCCACCCGATTTTGGGCAATACCTTTGTGGTGCAGGGGCCGAGGGCGGCGCGGCTGGGGCCGCTGCGGGCGGTGGATAGCCTGCACCTGGCCCTGGAGCAACCCTATTCCCGCACCGTAGCCAACACCGAGTACGACCCCACCGGCCAGTGGCAGCTCGATGTGGGGGATGAGAACTACGACTTTGACCCCGCTACGGGCTACGTGGTGCGGGCCGACTGGCAGGCGGCGGGCCGCACCAGCGTCGGCCAGTTTGACTGGTCGGAAGCGATTGTGCTGCAAGACAGCTCGTTTCCGCTGGCGGTGAACTGGGGGGCCACCGCCGCCGGGCTGGTGGTCCCGGTGGGGCTGGGGGGTGGGGCGATCGCCCTGCTGCTCAGCTACCTGCCGTTCCAGGGCTGGCGCTGGCGGCGGCAGGTGGAAACCCTGCTGCGGTCAATGGCCCCGGGCGGCAGCGGTCTGGTGGCCGAGGCGGCGGCCCGGCGCGCCCTCTCCGCCTGGAACCCGATGGCGCTGCGCTACACCGACCTGCTCGACCCCAGCGCCCTGGGGGGTGACTATCTGGAGCTGCGATCGGGGGTCTACATTATTAATGACCTCAACAACCGACTGGGAATTGTCGATACCCACGCCAACGACTACCTGCCCACCCAGATTTTGCCCACCCAGCTCGACAACCTGCGGCTGCTCTACCGGCTGGCCCTGGGGGTGTCGCCGGGGCAGGGGGACAGTTCAACAGCAGGCGACCCAGCCCGACCCCCAGGCAGCGGAGTTGGGAACGCCCCTGATTTGTCCCTCTATGGGGTGCGATCGCGCGGCTTTGCCCAGCCCGACGCCCACGGGGTCGAGGTGTACAGCGCCCATCGCGGCTCCGCCCCCGCTAACCCGTCCTACCAGGACACCATTCAGCTGCTGGCCCGGCGGCGGGTGCTCGACTACACCCTGGGCCAGGCCCCCCTCTCCCCCCAGTCCCACCTCAAAAAGGTGGAGAGCATCCTGCGCGATCGCCCCCGGCAGGTGCTGCTGGTGGGGGACGACGACCTGGTGTCGGTGTCTTTGGCCCGCCAGGGCATCGCCGCCACCGTGCTGGAGGTCGACCCCTACACCTGCGCCCTGATCCAGGGCATCGCCCAGCAGGAGAACCTGCCCATTGACCTCTGGCAGCACGACCTGCGCCGCCCCCTGCCCCCAGACCTGGACGACCCCAGTCGCCGCTTCGACCTGTTTGTCACCGACTCCGACTTCACCATCGAGTCGTTCTTTTTGTTTCTCAGCCGGGGGCTGGCGCTGCTGCGGGTGGGGGGCACCGGCCTGATCAACTTCGAGCACCGCCGCGCCCAGCGCTACCGCGCCCGCTACCTGCTGCAACGGCTCCAGGTAGAGATTGTGGAGGAAGACCGGGAGCGCTGGCGCTACGTGATTTTGCGCAACACGAAAAGCAGGGCCAGCGGCTTCTATACGGGCAAGTACATGGCGGTAAACTACCGGGAGGGCGACATTGGCCTGGCGGAGGCCAGCTACGGGTCGGTGCTGTTTCGCATCCGCCGCACGATTAATACCCAGGTGCCCCTGCGGGCGGGGGCACCCTTCGGTGGCGGCGATCGCTCCATCTATGATTACTAA
- a CDS encoding Na+/H+ antiporter subunit E, with amino-acid sequence MAGYLNLLLRLLIWFLLTADLSWANILIGVTVSVLLPRGVTNPGTLKDWLRTLGEVVVAIPQAYAEAVEIMVRPHRHEVVTIDRAKPRRTPSLLFLDIFLITFTPKTIVQHYREQGWYEVHRISRRPNP; translated from the coding sequence ATGGCTGGCTATCTAAACCTGCTGCTGCGGTTGTTAATCTGGTTTTTGCTCACCGCTGACCTGAGCTGGGCAAACATTTTGATCGGGGTAACGGTGTCGGTGCTGCTGCCACGGGGGGTAACCAACCCCGGCACGCTGAAGGACTGGCTACGCACCCTGGGGGAGGTGGTGGTGGCCATTCCCCAGGCCTACGCCGAAGCCGTGGAAATTATGGTGCGGCCTCACCGCCACGAGGTGGTGACGATCGATCGCGCCAAACCCCGCCGCACCCCCAGCCTGCTGTTCCTTGATATCTTTTTGATCACCTTCACCCCCAAAACCATCGTGCAGCACTACCGCGAGCAGGGCTGGTACGAGGTGCACCGCATTAGCCGGAGGCCCAACCCATGA
- a CDS encoding monovalent cation/H(+) antiporter subunit G has product MINFLSYTCIAVGLVFWYWGTWPLLGRRSVLYKLHGLSVADTLGSMAIIVGLLLRIPEEWPLLVLGLISLAIWNTVLGYVLAYCSTGDSSYDA; this is encoded by the coding sequence ATGATCAATTTTCTCAGCTACACCTGCATCGCTGTGGGCCTGGTGTTTTGGTACTGGGGCACCTGGCCGCTGCTGGGGCGACGGTCGGTGCTCTACAAGCTCCACGGGCTGTCGGTGGCCGACACCCTGGGATCGATGGCGATCATCGTGGGGCTGCTGCTGCGCATTCCCGAGGAATGGCCGCTGCTGGTGCTGGGGCTGATCTCCCTGGCCATCTGGAATACGGTACTGGGCTACGTGCTGGCCTACTGCTCAACGGGGGACAGTAGCTATGATGCCTAA
- a CDS encoding cation:proton antiporter, which produces MTNITIVWVALPFFIGFTVYLFPQTARLLTLAVTLASLAYAAALFGQPGPIDLHLLDSFGVTLLADQLSAYFILTNALVTAAVILYCWDTGKTAFFYTKAIILHGSINATFICADFISLYVALEVIGIAAFLLIAYPRQNRTLWVALRYLFISNTAMLFYLVGAVLVYQAHQSFAFTGLRGAPIEAVVLIVLGLLVKGGVFVSGLWLPLTHAEAESPVSALLSGVVVKAGVFPLVRFALLVEEIDPLVRLFGVATAVLGVVYALVETDAKRVLALSTVSQVGWVMAAPPVAGVYALAHGLVKAALFLTVGNLPSRDLTVLEQRPMATSLWLPLLVGSLAIAGLPLFVGFGAKALTLEYALPWQGRPLGLAALGTAVIYAKFMVLPHQPSGKPTTNPGLWTALVLLLGALILSNVVYLDAYNGPKLLAALATIGGGLAIHLLLIKRVKVALPRGLEDFEHLIGGMSLTLVVLFWMVWSWLAI; this is translated from the coding sequence ATGACCAACATCACGATTGTTTGGGTAGCACTGCCCTTCTTCATCGGGTTTACGGTGTACCTGTTTCCCCAAACGGCGCGTCTGCTCACCCTGGCTGTGACGCTGGCCTCGCTGGCCTATGCAGCGGCTCTATTTGGCCAGCCCGGTCCCATCGATCTGCACCTGCTGGATAGCTTTGGCGTCACCCTGCTGGCCGATCAGCTCAGCGCCTATTTTATTCTCACCAATGCCCTGGTGACGGCGGCCGTGATTCTCTACTGCTGGGACACCGGCAAGACGGCCTTTTTTTACACCAAAGCGATCATTCTCCACGGCAGCATCAATGCGACCTTTATCTGCGCCGACTTTATTAGCCTCTACGTGGCCCTGGAGGTGATTGGCATTGCGGCATTTTTGCTGATTGCCTATCCGCGCCAGAACCGCACCCTGTGGGTGGCCCTGCGCTACCTGTTCATCAGCAACACGGCGATGCTGTTTTACCTGGTAGGGGCGGTGCTGGTGTACCAGGCCCACCAGTCCTTTGCCTTCACGGGCCTGCGCGGTGCCCCCATAGAAGCGGTGGTATTGATTGTGCTGGGCCTGCTGGTGAAGGGGGGGGTGTTCGTGTCGGGGCTATGGCTGCCCCTCACCCACGCCGAGGCCGAAAGCCCCGTGTCGGCCCTGCTGTCGGGGGTCGTGGTGAAAGCCGGGGTATTTCCCCTGGTGCGCTTTGCCCTGCTGGTGGAGGAGATTGACCCCCTGGTGCGGCTGTTTGGGGTGGCTACGGCGGTGCTGGGGGTAGTCTACGCCCTGGTCGAAACCGACGCCAAGCGCGTGCTGGCCCTGAGCACGGTTTCCCAGGTGGGCTGGGTGATGGCGGCCCCCCCAGTGGCCGGAGTCTACGCCCTGGCCCACGGGCTGGTCAAGGCGGCGCTGTTTTTGACCGTGGGCAACCTGCCCAGCCGCGATCTGACGGTGCTTGAGCAGCGGCCCATGGCCACCAGTCTGTGGCTGCCGCTGCTGGTAGGCAGTCTGGCGATCGCAGGCCTACCGCTGTTTGTCGGCTTTGGGGCCAAGGCCCTGACGCTGGAGTACGCCCTTCCCTGGCAGGGTAGACCCCTGGGTCTGGCGGCCTTGGGTACGGCGGTGATCTACGCCAAGTTTATGGTGCTGCCCCACCAGCCCAGCGGCAAACCCACCACCAACCCAGGGCTGTGGACAGCACTGGTGCTGCTGCTGGGGGCGCTCATTCTCTCCAACGTGGTCTATCTAGATGCCTACAACGGGCCAAAGCTGCTGGCGGCGCTGGCCACCATCGGCGGTGGTCTGGCCATTCATCTGCTGCTGATAAAGCGGGTGAAGGTCGCCTTACCTCGGGGGCTGGAAGACTTTGAGCACCTGATTGGCGGCATGAGTTTGACCTTAGTCGTGTTGTTCTGGATGGTGTGGTCATGGCTGGCTATCTAA
- a CDS encoding cation:proton antiporter gives MLNSVVSSMGAWPLLAAAPEADTGPMVLAGVLLSLVVIYVASKLGGELSKLLDLPPVLGELVAGVVVGVSALHLIMFPESGATAADSQLMGLLQWLGGLTPEAAVEVFRSQSEVVSVLAELGVIILLFEIGLESDLRELQKVGSQAAIVAVVGVAAPFALGTAGLMALFHVPTIPAIFAGAALTATSIGITSKVLSEIGQLKSAEGQIIVGAAVIDDVLGIIVLAVVASLAKTGEVDVLNVVYLIVSATGFLLGAIFLGKFFNTSFVAIADKLQTRGNLVIPAITFAFLMAFFANVIHLEAILGAFAAGLVLDETDKRKELDRQIMPIADILVPIFFVTVGAKADLGVLNPAVAANREGLVIAVFLLAVAIVGKVITGWTAFGQPLNKLAIGIGMVPRGEVGLVFAGIGSASGVLTKPLEAAIIIMVIATTFLAPPFLRIAFKGSEAEAIAAEAAPEPADVAS, from the coding sequence ATGCTGAATTCCGTAGTGTCTTCTATGGGGGCGTGGCCGCTGCTGGCCGCTGCTCCGGAGGCCGACACCGGGCCGATGGTGCTGGCTGGGGTGTTGCTCAGCCTGGTGGTGATCTATGTGGCCAGCAAGCTGGGCGGCGAACTGTCTAAGCTGCTCGACCTGCCGCCGGTGCTGGGAGAGCTGGTGGCCGGGGTGGTTGTTGGGGTATCGGCCCTGCACCTGATTATGTTTCCCGAGAGTGGGGCCACCGCCGCCGATTCCCAGCTGATGGGGCTGTTGCAGTGGCTGGGCGGGCTCACCCCCGAGGCGGCAGTAGAGGTCTTCCGCAGCCAGAGCGAGGTAGTCTCGGTGCTGGCGGAGCTAGGGGTAATTATTCTGCTGTTTGAGATCGGCCTGGAGTCGGACCTGCGAGAGCTGCAAAAGGTGGGCTCCCAGGCGGCGATCGTGGCGGTAGTGGGGGTAGCGGCTCCCTTTGCCCTGGGCACAGCGGGGCTGATGGCGCTGTTCCACGTGCCGACGATTCCGGCAATTTTTGCCGGGGCGGCGCTGACGGCGACCAGCATTGGCATTACCTCAAAGGTGCTGTCGGAAATTGGCCAGCTGAAGTCCGCTGAGGGCCAAATCATTGTCGGCGCGGCGGTGATTGACGATGTGCTGGGCATTATCGTGCTGGCGGTGGTGGCCAGTCTGGCCAAGACCGGCGAGGTGGATGTGCTGAATGTGGTGTACCTGATTGTCAGCGCCACGGGGTTCCTGCTGGGGGCAATTTTCCTGGGTAAGTTTTTCAATACGTCTTTTGTGGCGATCGCAGACAAGCTGCAAACCCGCGGCAACCTGGTGATTCCAGCGATTACCTTTGCCTTTCTGATGGCCTTTTTCGCCAACGTGATTCACCTGGAGGCCATTTTGGGGGCCTTTGCGGCGGGTCTGGTGCTGGATGAAACCGACAAGCGCAAGGAACTCGATCGCCAGATAATGCCCATCGCTGACATTCTGGTGCCCATCTTCTTTGTTACGGTGGGAGCCAAGGCCGACCTGGGGGTGCTGAACCCCGCCGTGGCGGCCAACCGGGAGGGCCTGGTAATTGCCGTGTTCCTGCTGGCGGTAGCGATCGTGGGCAAGGTGATCACGGGCTGGACGGCCTTTGGTCAGCCGTTGAATAAGCTGGCGATCGGTATCGGCATGGTGCCTCGGGGCGAGGTGGGGCTGGTGTTTGCGGGCATTGGCTCGGCCAGCGGGGTGCTGACGAAGCCCCTGGAGGCAGCGATTATCATCATGGTGATTGCCACCACGTTTCTGGCTCCGCCGTTTTTGCGGATTGCCTTTAAGGGCAGTGAGGCGGAGGCGATCGCCGCAGAGGCGGCCCCCGAACCCGCCGACGTGGCGTCCTAA
- a CDS encoding Uma2 family endonuclease, with protein sequence MIAVPNYISADEYLDLERQSNLRHEYRRGLVYAMAGGTDNHDRIAFNLLKLIDNHLGDIRLPVLLRQRQGQLPRRVLLLPRCLCHLRSARSQRSLRQALP encoded by the coding sequence ATGATTGCTGTTCCAAACTACATCAGTGCCGACGAATACCTTGACCTCGAACGCCAGAGCAATCTACGCCATGAGTATCGACGCGGCCTGGTCTATGCTATGGCGGGCGGCACCGACAACCATGACCGGATTGCCTTCAATCTGCTCAAGCTGATCGATAACCACTTGGGCGACATCCGGCTGCCGGTTCTACTCAGGCAACGTCAAGGTCAACTACCGCGACGAGTTTTACTACTACCCCGATGCCTTTGTCACCTGCGATCCGCGCGATCGCAGCGATCGCTACGTCAAGCGCTTCCCTAA
- a CDS encoding cation:proton antiporter subunit C, giving the protein MLHACVYATILLGFFGIIFKENLVMKIIAMDVMSTGAIALFVLVAARTGMRTPIVGFLPEEGYADPVPQAVILTAIVIGFSIQALMLVGVMKLARDNPTLETRAIEEEYRR; this is encoded by the coding sequence ATGCTCCACGCCTGCGTTTACGCCACAATCCTGCTAGGTTTCTTCGGCATCATCTTTAAGGAGAACCTGGTGATGAAAATCATTGCTATGGATGTCATGAGCACCGGGGCGATCGCGCTGTTTGTGCTGGTGGCGGCCAGAACCGGGATGCGGACCCCGATTGTGGGCTTCTTGCCGGAGGAGGGCTATGCCGACCCGGTGCCCCAAGCGGTGATTTTGACGGCGATCGTGATTGGGTTTTCGATTCAGGCGCTGATGCTGGTGGGGGTCATGAAGCTAGCCCGCGACAACCCCACCCTCGAGACCCGCGCTATTGAGGAGGAGTACCGGCGATGA
- a CDS encoding GNAT family N-acetyltransferase → MPTQFTIERCHSAPAILAAARPGLADVEQWISADKLAFFLDRGIYIAFLAYGQPRVIDLPLGVIMGGLEEEGRVWVEALSVHPTYRRLGVATALMAELRAQARSAQARGLMVDLDDDNTAALRFYKSVGFKKVGSVDQYYYDASRAIILFCPLG, encoded by the coding sequence ATGCCCACCCAATTCACCATTGAGCGCTGCCACAGCGCCCCCGCCATTCTCGCCGCCGCCCGCCCCGGCCTGGCGGACGTGGAACAGTGGATTTCTGCGGATAAGCTGGCCTTTTTCCTCGACCGGGGCATCTACATCGCCTTTTTGGCCTACGGCCAGCCCCGGGTCATCGATCTGCCCCTGGGGGTAATCATGGGCGGCCTGGAGGAGGAGGGGCGGGTGTGGGTGGAGGCCCTGTCAGTACACCCCACCTACCGACGGCTGGGGGTAGCCACGGCGCTAATGGCGGAGCTGCGCGCCCAGGCCCGTTCGGCCCAGGCCCGAGGGCTGATGGTAGATCTGGACGACGACAACACCGCCGCCCTCCGGTTCTACAAAAGCGTGGGCTTCAAAAAGGTGGGCTCTGTCGATCAGTACTACTACGACGCTTCCAGGGCGATCATTCTCTTCTGCCCCTTGGGCTGA
- a CDS encoding DUF4040 domain-containing protein — protein MMPNYIYAIVLLLPLAATMVIVQQNPYQAMVMRGILGAVAALVYAMLGGADVALTEALVGTMLAVTLCAVAVRSSLVMRLGVLEEDRVKDGLEWQPLLDYLRAMLKRYQLRLELVPYADKAALQQALAEKAIHSSCLSLGALGWSSGDEPEAEHHHSAKSLDQAPYQLITRVPRLYEIFSLELPPVMAEVTMAKGDRQQMATPNVLPPEGLMEEKQ, from the coding sequence ATGATGCCTAACTACATCTATGCAATTGTGCTGCTGCTGCCCCTGGCGGCAACGATGGTAATCGTGCAGCAAAACCCCTACCAGGCAATGGTGATGCGGGGAATTTTGGGGGCGGTGGCGGCCCTGGTCTACGCCATGCTGGGGGGAGCCGATGTGGCTCTGACCGAGGCCCTGGTGGGTACGATGCTGGCGGTCACCCTCTGCGCGGTGGCGGTGCGATCTTCGCTGGTAATGCGCCTGGGGGTGCTGGAGGAGGACCGCGTCAAAGACGGCCTGGAATGGCAACCGCTGCTCGACTACCTGCGGGCGATGCTCAAGCGCTACCAGCTGCGGCTGGAGCTGGTGCCCTACGCCGACAAAGCGGCACTGCAACAGGCTCTGGCGGAAAAGGCCATTCACAGCAGCTGCCTGAGCCTGGGGGCGTTGGGCTGGAGCAGCGGGGACGAGCCAGAGGCAGAACACCACCACTCGGCAAAGTCGCTGGATCAGGCTCCCTATCAGCTGATTACCCGAGTGCCGCGCCTCTACGAAATATTTTCCCTGGAGCTGCCGCCGGTAATGGCGGAGGTCACCATGGCCAAAGGCGATCGCCAGCAGATGGCAACCCCCAACGTATTGCCCCCCGAAGGCTTGATGGAGGAAAAGCAATGA